One window from the genome of Pungitius pungitius chromosome 14, fPunPun2.1, whole genome shotgun sequence encodes:
- the commd8 gene encoding COMM domain-containing protein 8 — protein MVSLLSGLPVSEGLTLCHRVVDGLCGRQAPQRGHYSASWSSEEWLELLRFLTALFCRAVGTNSSDEEVLAGLVDAGSSHAESVRTVLTARRQEIRDALLDRSNSISSAALQDFDWQLKLAVSSDKSSSLHTPLLSLSLDVRDNTALQSVTMEMNREELNTLISSLEAANKVVMQLK, from the exons ATGGTGTCACTACTGAGCGGGCTGCCCGTCTCGGAAGGTCTCACC CTGTGTCACAGGGTGGTGGACGGGCTGTGTGGGCGCCAGGCGCCTCAACGGGGCCATTACAGCGCGTCCTGGAGCTCGGAGGAGTGGCTGGAGCTGCTCCGCTTCCTCACAGCTCTCTTCTGCCGCGCAGTGGGGACCAACAGCTCCGATGAAGAG GTGCTGGCGGGGCTGGTGGATGCAGGCAGCAGCCACGCGGAGTCTGTGCGGACTGTGCTGACAGCGAGACGGCAGGAGATCCGGGACGCCTTGCTGGACAGAAGCAACTCCATCTCATCTGCTGCTCTGCAGGACTTTGACTGGCAACTTAAG CTAGCTGTGTCCAGTGATAAGAGCTCGTCGCTCCACACTCCTCTGCTCAGCCTCAGTCTGGATGTGAGAGACAACACAGCCCTCCAGTCTGTCACCATGGAGATGAACAGAGAGGAGTTAAACACACTCATCAGTTCACTTGAGGCTGCTAATAAG GTGGTGATGCAgttgaaatga